The Candidatus Nitrosocosmicus franklandus genome contains a region encoding:
- a CDS encoding DUF373 family protein, with protein MPNWSQLDNKVDLRKNKNYDNLGRFQNFTKVIVICIDRDDDIGIKGGIETPIIGKEACINAGTRLAIEDPEDSDCNAIFGAVKSYDEFKMKGYDVEIALVAGKYNRGIEGDIKIAQEIDKVLEAYAADGAVVISDGEDDETAIPLIQGRVPIISIQRIIVRQSRSVEYSYAVLARYIKILFYDPRYSKFFLGLPGALLVTSGLSIIFGFSREAFALGISILGAAFILRAFDIDKSLSTLSKPSPSAFIRVFSYFAGTMIIIASILNGISHIPPEIIESNKEITSLITNKIVLSNFANGTITLLWIGIATIFAGVLLSNWFKGSIKIIYDILRLVVLGLFYIPMLQLTSLITERGNPFNLISSLLIGLAITLIAATFLFQYFRNRKGGEALKHDDQ; from the coding sequence ATGCCTAATTGGAGTCAGCTTGACAACAAAGTCGATTTACGAAAGAATAAAAATTACGACAATTTGGGTCGATTTCAAAATTTTACAAAAGTCATCGTTATCTGTATAGATCGTGATGATGATATAGGCATCAAAGGTGGAATAGAAACCCCCATCATAGGAAAAGAAGCTTGCATAAACGCAGGGACACGCCTGGCGATAGAAGATCCAGAAGATTCGGATTGTAATGCGATCTTTGGAGCAGTAAAGTCTTATGACGAATTTAAAATGAAGGGATACGATGTCGAGATAGCTTTAGTTGCAGGTAAGTATAATCGAGGTATTGAAGGAGATATAAAAATTGCACAGGAAATTGACAAAGTCTTAGAAGCATATGCAGCAGATGGAGCAGTAGTGATATCAGACGGAGAAGATGATGAAACGGCCATTCCACTAATTCAAGGAAGAGTTCCAATCATATCAATTCAAAGAATCATCGTACGGCAAAGTCGGAGTGTAGAATATTCCTACGCTGTACTAGCACGATACATAAAGATTCTTTTTTATGACCCCAGATATTCAAAATTTTTTTTAGGCCTACCTGGAGCGCTGTTGGTTACAAGTGGATTATCAATTATATTTGGTTTTTCTAGAGAAGCATTTGCGCTAGGCATTAGTATTCTAGGGGCAGCATTCATATTGAGAGCATTTGATATCGATAAATCTCTTTCAACGTTGTCAAAGCCAAGCCCTTCCGCATTCATAAGGGTATTTTCGTACTTTGCAGGAACTATGATCATAATTGCATCAATTCTAAATGGAATCTCCCATATTCCTCCAGAAATCATCGAATCAAACAAAGAAATAACTTCTTTAATAACAAACAAGATTGTTTTAAGCAATTTTGCCAACGGTACTATTACATTGCTCTGGATTGGAATTGCCACGATCTTTGCAGGAGTATTATTAAGCAATTGGTTTAAGGGTAGTATAAAGATAATATACGATATTTTGAGACTGGTAGTATTAGGATTATTTTACATCCCTATGCTACAGTTAACTTCATTGATCACAGAGCGTGGCAACCCTTTTAATTTAATCTCATCGTTATTGATAGGTTTAGCAATAACCTTGATAGCAGCGACCTTTCTATTCCAATACTTTAGAAACAGAAAGGGAGGAGAGGCATTAAAACATGATGACCAGTAA
- the uppS gene encoding polyprenyl diphosphate synthase has product MKEITQFPFPQHIGIILDGNRRWSRIKDMDKVIGHQMGADIAEEMLNWIYDLGIKITTVYVLSNENLGRDPNELENIYSLLEEKLESLYNDNRIHKKRIRIKSIGEFNKIPENLQKILRKLEDRTEKYDNMYLNIAIAYGGQRELIDAIRKIATSVKEEKIKVEDIDEKVIEANLYTSHLPQAEPDLILRTSGEKRLSGFLLWQSAYSELVFVDIFWPEFRKIDLMRAIRTFQKRARRYGK; this is encoded by the coding sequence ATGAAGGAAATCACCCAATTTCCTTTCCCACAGCATATTGGAATTATACTGGATGGAAACAGACGCTGGTCAAGAATCAAAGACATGGATAAAGTTATTGGTCATCAGATGGGTGCAGATATCGCTGAGGAGATGCTGAATTGGATTTATGACTTGGGTATAAAGATCACAACCGTCTATGTGTTATCTAATGAAAATCTTGGTCGCGATCCCAATGAGTTGGAAAATATCTATTCATTGCTGGAAGAGAAATTAGAGAGCTTGTATAACGACAATCGTATACATAAAAAACGGATACGCATAAAATCGATAGGAGAATTCAATAAGATACCTGAAAATTTGCAGAAAATACTAAGGAAATTGGAAGACAGGACAGAAAAGTATGATAATATGTACCTAAACATTGCAATCGCTTATGGAGGACAAAGAGAATTGATCGATGCTATTAGAAAAATCGCTACCAGTGTTAAGGAGGAAAAAATCAAAGTTGAAGATATCGATGAGAAAGTAATTGAAGCCAATTTGTACACATCACACTTACCTCAGGCAGAGCCTGATCTAATACTAAGGACATCTGGAGAGAAGCGATTAAGTGGTTTCTTGTTATGGCAAAGCGCTTACAGCGAGCTTGTATTTGTAGACATATTTTGGCCTGAATTTAGAAAAATCGATCTGATGCGGGCAATTAGAACATTTCAGAAAAGGGCAAGAAGGTACGGAAAATAA
- a CDS encoding cupredoxin domain-containing protein codes for MVSKTIYLTASLLAIFGVIAIGASAENSVFAQGDKVQASIVPGASTLTDTAVDPNPIQVKVGQTVVWTNDDTAFHTVTSGKFGAADAGQLFDSGLAGPTALTGQGKTFEHTFDAAGEIDYHCTLHPAMVGKIIVT; via the coding sequence ATGGTAAGTAAAACAATTTATCTTACAGCGAGTCTACTTGCGATTTTTGGTGTAATAGCCATTGGAGCTAGCGCAGAGAATAGTGTTTTTGCTCAAGGTGATAAGGTGCAAGCATCCATAGTTCCAGGAGCCTCTACCCTTACTGATACAGCCGTTGATCCAAACCCTATTCAGGTAAAAGTTGGTCAAACAGTCGTATGGACAAATGATGATACAGCATTTCATACAGTAACTTCTGGAAAATTTGGCGCTGCTGACGCAGGTCAACTATTTGATTCAGGTTTGGCTGGACCTACTGCTCTTACAGGCCAAGGCAAGACTTTTGAACATACATTTGATGCTGCAGGCGAAATCGATTATCACTGTACATTGCATCCTGCAATGGTGGGCAAGATAATCGTAACATAA
- a CDS encoding NERD domain-containing protein, giving the protein MHILRELSSSPAGVEINKDTDPEIHNLFLSKGVIVKNNFVENTSSNKISLGIAALSCGADVFEICKILSWKDFEILSSEILKFHDYVVYFNYRIRNPTRQIDIIAIKSKIALVIDCKHWKNTSFSSLQEVVIKQKDRSVRLGERKEILGVQSLYPIIVTFLKSEFQNIQGVPIVPIQNFNSFLLDFDTYNHEFFVI; this is encoded by the coding sequence GTGCATATACTACGTGAACTGAGTTCATCACCTGCAGGGGTAGAGATAAACAAGGATACAGATCCTGAAATCCATAATCTTTTTTTATCTAAAGGGGTAATCGTTAAGAATAATTTTGTTGAAAACACTTCTTCGAATAAAATTTCTTTGGGAATTGCCGCATTGAGTTGCGGTGCTGATGTGTTTGAAATTTGCAAGATACTAAGTTGGAAAGATTTTGAAATACTTTCCTCTGAAATTTTGAAATTCCATGATTATGTCGTATATTTTAATTATAGAATAAGGAATCCTACTAGACAGATAGACATTATAGCAATAAAATCAAAGATTGCGTTAGTAATTGATTGTAAACATTGGAAGAATACATCCTTTTCCTCGCTCCAGGAAGTTGTCATAAAACAGAAGGACCGTAGCGTAAGACTTGGAGAGAGGAAAGAAATTCTTGGAGTACAAAGTCTATATCCTATTATAGTCACGTTTCTTAAATCTGAGTTTCAAAACATTCAAGGAGTTCCAATCGTTCCAATTCAAAATTTTAATTCTTTCTTGTTAGATTTTGACACTTATAATCACGAGTTCTTTGTAATCTGA
- a CDS encoding adenylosuccinate synthetase: MPCVVTVGGFYGDEGKGKIVAYLSVKDNLDLAARGGAGPNAGHTFIHQGKEYKVRMLPSAVLNSNTRLLIGAGVLVEPTILQNEIQTFNSTDRTFVDFQCGIIEKSHQDRDKNNDHLKKTIGTTGSGTGPANADRALRNIKLAKDIPEIALYLEDVSNSINRSIDNNEKVLIEGTQGTFLSLFHGTYPFVTSKDVTASAICSDVGVGPKKVDDVLVVFKSYVTRVGEGPLNCEITLEQAREKNWLEFGSVTGRQRRAAPFDFDLAKKAIQINSATQIALTKLDVLYPKAKGKREFSSLPDEAKSFISNIESETGLPVTIIGTGAEIMDTIDRR; this comes from the coding sequence ATGCCTTGCGTAGTAACTGTCGGTGGGTTTTATGGTGATGAGGGGAAGGGGAAGATAGTAGCTTACCTTTCAGTAAAAGATAATTTAGATCTTGCAGCTAGGGGAGGAGCCGGCCCCAATGCAGGTCACACATTCATACATCAGGGAAAAGAATATAAAGTCAGAATGCTCCCTAGTGCAGTACTTAATAGCAATACAAGACTCTTGATAGGAGCAGGAGTCCTAGTAGAGCCTACAATTCTACAAAATGAAATCCAAACTTTTAATTCGACTGACCGTACTTTTGTTGATTTTCAATGTGGAATAATCGAAAAATCTCATCAGGACAGAGACAAGAACAATGATCATCTCAAAAAGACAATAGGCACCACAGGAAGTGGAACGGGCCCTGCCAATGCAGATAGAGCCCTGCGAAATATTAAACTTGCAAAGGATATACCCGAAATAGCATTGTATCTGGAAGACGTGAGTAATTCGATTAACCGTTCTATCGATAATAACGAAAAGGTCTTAATCGAGGGAACCCAAGGAACCTTTTTGTCACTTTTTCATGGAACCTATCCTTTTGTAACTTCAAAGGACGTTACTGCTTCAGCTATATGTTCGGATGTTGGAGTGGGTCCGAAGAAGGTAGACGATGTCCTTGTAGTATTCAAATCATATGTTACTAGGGTAGGTGAAGGTCCACTGAATTGTGAGATTACTTTAGAACAAGCACGTGAGAAAAATTGGTTGGAATTTGGAAGTGTTACAGGTAGACAAAGAAGAGCAGCTCCATTTGATTTTGATCTTGCAAAGAAAGCTATTCAAATCAATAGTGCTACTCAAATAGCACTGACAAAACTGGATGTACTCTATCCCAAGGCAAAGGGGAAGAGAGAATTTTCAAGCTTACCAGACGAAGCAAAGAGCTTTATATCGAATATCGAATCTGAAACTGGTTTGCCTGTGACTATCATAGGTACCGGAGCAGAAATAATGGATACTATTGATAGAAGATAG
- a CDS encoding Fe(2+)-trafficking protein yields MSKTCLRCTKEFDESTVEDPSSQKYPSCPECWKEWTTYAVMVMNEMRLDMSLPEHRKALKKYEKGFFEKTIGEIEKNPENK; encoded by the coding sequence ATGTCAAAAACATGTCTGAGATGTACTAAAGAATTTGATGAAAGTACAGTAGAAGATCCCTCTTCTCAGAAATATCCATCTTGTCCAGAGTGTTGGAAAGAGTGGACTACATATGCAGTAATGGTTATGAATGAAATGAGACTAGACATGTCTCTCCCAGAACACAGGAAAGCACTTAAAAAGTACGAGAAAGGATTTTTTGAGAAAACCATAGGAGAAATTGAAAAGAACCCCGAGAACAAATAA
- a CDS encoding bis(5'-nucleosyl)-tetraphosphatase — translation MYDEISAGAVLYLKEEGPEIKYLILNYSYGHWDFPKGNIEAGETELETVFREVSEETGIKDIQIIEGFRQQIEYKYRKKSKLVNKAVIYYLAETKSRQVVLSFEHNDFGWFSFEHALMKLSFENSRKVLRNANNVLTCLYSN, via the coding sequence ATGTATGATGAAATTTCTGCCGGCGCTGTCTTGTATCTAAAGGAAGAGGGCCCAGAGATAAAATACTTGATACTTAATTACAGTTATGGTCACTGGGACTTTCCAAAAGGAAATATCGAAGCAGGAGAAACTGAGCTTGAGACTGTTTTTCGAGAAGTATCTGAAGAAACCGGAATAAAAGATATTCAAATTATAGAAGGATTCCGTCAGCAAATTGAATACAAGTATCGAAAGAAATCAAAATTAGTTAACAAGGCAGTAATCTACTATTTGGCAGAGACTAAATCAAGGCAAGTAGTATTGTCTTTTGAGCATAATGACTTTGGGTGGTTTTCCTTTGAACATGCTCTAATGAAACTTTCGTTTGAAAACAGTAGGAAAGTATTACGAAATGCCAATAATGTGCTTACTTGTCTATACTCAAACTAG
- a CDS encoding cupredoxin domain-containing protein, whose amino-acid sequence MVSKTIYLTASLLAIFGVIAIGASAENSVFAQGDKVQASIVPGASTLTDTAYSPNPIEITVGQTVVWTNDDTAFHTVTSGSIGAPDAGQLFDSGLAGPTALTGQGKTFEHTFDAAGEYPYFCTLHPAMVGTVIVS is encoded by the coding sequence ATGGTAAGTAAAACAATTTATCTTACAGCGAGTCTACTTGCGATTTTTGGTGTAATAGCCATTGGAGCTAGCGCAGAGAATAGTGTTTTTGCTCAAGGTGATAAGGTGCAAGCATCCATAGTTCCAGGAGCCTCTACCCTTACTGATACCGCTTATAGTCCAAATCCAATTGAAATCACAGTCGGTCAAACAGTCGTATGGACAAATGATGATACAGCATTTCATACAGTAACTTCTGGAAGTATAGGTGCACCAGACGCAGGTCAACTATTTGATTCAGGTTTGGCTGGACCTACTGCTCTTACAGGCCAAGGCAAGACTTTTGAACATACATTTGATGCTGCAGGAGAGTATCCATACTTTTGTACATTACATCCAGCAATGGTCGGAACAGTCATAGTTTCCTAA